The Acidobacteriota bacterium genome includes the window GTGTTGTTCAAATTGCTGCTTCAAATTCATTTCAGTTGCTCCAACTTCAAAATCTGCATTGCCTGCAGGTTAATCCCAACAACGTCTGATGACGTCCAACCCGTTCAACTCAATTTCAGGCGAAAGATATCCGTCTCTGGCCCGCTCTTCCCTCAGCAAATCGGTGCTCAGATATTTTTTGTTGCTGTCGGGAAAGACCGTCACGACAACGGCGTCTTCGCTTAGTTGATCTTGAACCATGATCGCGCCAACAAAATTCGCGCCGGAGGAAATGCCCACCGCCAATCCCAGTTGCGCCGCCAGTTTTTGCGCCATCAAAATCGCGTCGCCGTCATGTACGCTGATCACATCATCCAATTCGTTCAGGTGAACAATGGCAGGAACAAACTCGTCCGAAATTCCCTGAATGCGATGATGGCCGACTTTGTGGCCAGTGGACAACGTGGGCGATTCGGCGGGTTGCAACGGATGAATGCGCACTGCGGGGTTCTTATCTTTCAAGCAATGACCGACACCCATGACGGTTCCGCCGGTTCCGACTCCGGCGATGAAGGCATCCGGCTTCAATCCGCGCGATTGCAATTGCTCCCAAATTTCCGGCGCAGTCGTGGTGGCGTGCGCCTCGACGTTGGCGTCGTTGGAAAACTGGCGCGGCAAAAACACATTCGGTTGCGTGTTGGCCATTTCTTCCGTCAGATGAATGCTACCAACAAACCCGCCTTGTTCCCGCGCAACGGGAATGATCGAAGCTCCCAGGCAGCGAATGATTTCCACACGTTCGCGGCTCATCCAATCCGGCATGAAGATCGTCACCGGATGCCCCATCGCCCGGCCTATCGCCGAAAACGAAATGCCCGTGTTGCCGCTGGTGGCTTCGGCAATGGTGTCGCCGGGTTTAATGCGCCCTTCACGGTACGCTCGATTCAGGATGTATAAAGCCATGCGATCTTTGATGCTGCCGGTCATGTTGAAATGCTCGGCCTTGGCATAAATCACGCGCTGACGCCCGCGAAACTTGTAACTGATGCCCATCAAGGGCGTGTTGCCCACCAGATTCTGTAATCCGTGGCAATGATGTTTGGAGTGTTGCGTTGTCGCTGTCATTGAAGTGTTGAAGAACTGTTATTCTTTCGTGACGGTTTCGTCCAGATTCAAGATTGCGCTCATGACCATCGTCCAGGCAGCCAGTTCTGACTGATCCAGTTTGGGATCGGGCGCCAAGGTGCCGATCTTCAAAAAGTCTGTGGCAGCCTTTTTGTCGCCGCGATAGCGAGTAAGTTGCTGTGTCAGCAAATCGCGCAAAACGCGCGTTTCCGGCATCGTCGGTTTACGCGCGGTCGCACAGCGGAACGCATAGGCAATCTTCGTATTCACATCTTTGCCGCCTTCGAGCAAGGCGCGTTCCGCCATTTTGCGCGATGCTTCGACGTACGTCGGATCATTCATCAGCACCAGGGCTTGCAGCGGCGTGTTGGTCGTGGCGCGGCGGGCGACGCACTTTTCGCGGTCTGGCGCGTCAAAGACGGACATTTGCGCGGGCGGCACGGTGCGTTTCCAGAACGTGTACATCGAACGGCGATAGAGGTCTTTGCCGGTGCTCTGAACATATTGCTGTTCGCTGAACCCGTCGCCGAACGCCATTTCTTCCCACAACCCTGCGGGGTGATACGGTTTGACACTTTTGCCGCCGATGCGGTCGTCCAGCAATCCGCTGATGGCCAGCGCGTTGTCCCGGACAAGTTCGGCTTGCAACCGTTGTCGAGGCCCGCGGGCCAGCAACCGATTTTCCGGGTCTTTTTCGATCAGCTCCGGCGCGGCTTTTGAAACTTGGCGATAGGTCGCGGAAGTCACCATTTCCCGCAGCATCGCTTTCACATTCCAGCCGTTGCCGACGAATTCGGTCGCCAGCCAGTCCAGCAGTTCGGGATGCACAGGGCGTTCGCCTTGTACGCCAAAATCTTCGACGGTTTTGACAATGCCGTGCCCAAACAGCATTTGCCAGTACCGATTGACCGCCACGCGCGCCGTCAACGGATGATTGCCACTGACCAGCCATTTGGCCAGCGTCAGGCGATTGACCTGGTCGGTTTTAGGGAGTGGCGGCAACACGGCGGGAACTCCGGCGGTGACTTTTTCGCCCTTGTTGCGGTAATCGCCTCGCGCCAGCACAAAGGTATCGCGCGGTTTGCCCATCTCCATCATGACCATCACGTTCAGGATGGATTTGTCCACTTCGGCTTTTTGCTTTTTCAGGTCTTTCAATTCGGCGTATTGCCGCTGAATCTGTTCCGGCGCAATTTCGGTCAGGAAGTATTCGCGCAACCGTTCGCTTTCTTCTTTGGTGCGTTTGCCGCTGATGCCGGAAAGCGTTGTTTGAATCGGATACCGAATTCCCAACTGATCAATCTGTTCCGCCGTCAGCGCGCAATCGTATAACCGCAAATCGTCAATCCCGCCGCTGTATGCGCGGCCTGTTTCCTTGCTGCCGATCATCAACTCGGCGTCATTTTTGATCGAACCGGTCAAAGCGTCTTTTTGCGTTTCGACTTCGATGGCTTTGCCGTTGAAAAAGACTTTGATCCCAGCCGCTTTGCCTGAACCGTCGTAGGTGATCGCCAGATGCTTCCATTCGCCGTTGTTGAAGGATTCTTTGGTGCGAACTTGAATTACGTCGTTGGGCCAGTTTGCGGTCAAACGAATGGTCAGCGGCGCTCCCCAACGTTGAATGTCAATCAAATGCGTTTCTTCAAACAGCAACTCGATGCCTCGGCGGTTTTGTTCGTCCGAGATCTTCTGAAACGCATAATTGCCGACTTTGCCAATGCCCGGGCGCATCCAGACAGCAAAGCTGAACGGTTGTCGCGCATCGAAACCGCCGACATTGCCGAAACTGAGTTGCGTTTGCCCGTCCAGCGAAACGGCTCGACTGACGATACCGGGGCCGAAACTCGGATCGCCGTTCAAGGTTGTTCCCTGTTGATACCGCCCGGAAGAATCCGACAAACTGCCATCCAGTTCATAATGCGCGACGATGTGTTTGGTTGGCGCGACGGCGGTTTTGCCGAGCAGCGGTTTTTCCCAGGCGTCAATCAACGGGGTGATGTTTTTCTCTGAAAGCGCGTCTTCCAGATCGCGAATGGATTTGGCCAATGATTCCTGTTTGGCTTTTTGTTCATCGGTCGGCAGCGGCATAAAGGGAATCGCGTTGCCACGATTGCCGTCCAGCCCCTTTTCCGGCACGTTATTGAAAAAGGCGTAAAACTGATAAAACTCTTTTTGCGACAGCGGATCGAATTTATGGCTGTGACAGCGCGCGCAGCCAAGCGTCAGTCCCATCCAGGTGGTCGAAGTCGTCTCGACGCGATCCACCAAATACTCGTTCAAATACTCTTCGGGAATTGCGCCGCCTTCAAAATTGATCATGTGGTTACGGTTGAACCCGGAAGCGATCTTCTGCTCAGTCGTCGCGTTTGGCAGCAAATCGCCTGCAAGCTGTTCAATCGTGAATTGATCGAAGCGTTTGTTTTCGTTGTAGGATTTGATGACCCAATCGCGCCAGGGCCACATGTCCCGGTGGCTGTCAATGTGATAGCCGTGCGTGTCCGCATAGCGCGCCAAATCCAGCCAGTGCAGCGCCATCTTTTCGCCATAGCGCGGAGAAGCCAACAACCGATCCACCACCTTTTCATACGCGTCGGGCGATTTATCTGCCAGAAACGCGTCCACTTCAGCAGGCGTGGGGGGCAAACCAATCAAATCCAGCGACACACGACGAATCAACGTCGCGCGGTCGGCTTCGGGCGAAGGTTTCAACCCTTCTTTTTCCAGCCGCGCCATGATGAAGGCGTCAATTGGATTTTTGACCCAGGCCTGGTTGGCGACGCGCGGAACTTCGGGGCGTTTTGGCGCGACGAAAGCCCAGTGTTCATTCCACGGCGCGCCTTCGTCAACCCAGCGTTTGACCAGTTCGATTTGGTGTTCCGTCAGTTTATGGCCGGATTCGACCGGAGGCATGACGGCGTTCGAGTCTTTGGACGTGATGCGTTTGATCAATCGCGATTCGGCGGAATTGCCCGGAATGACGACGCCGGCTTTGGCAAACACGCCGTCTTTGGTGTCCAGCCGCAATTTGGCCTTTCGCTGCTGTTCGTCCGGCCCGTGGCAGGCAAAACAGTTGTCCGAAAGAATGGGGCGAATTTCCCGGTTGAAATCCACTGATCCGGCTTTGGTTTGCGCCAACCCATCAGCGGAAACTCCAGCCAGGAATTGATTCAAACAAAACGCGGCGAATGCAGCGACAATGGCGAAAAGAGTGAGCTTTCGCTTCACGTGTAATGACCTCCGGCAACGATTGCAGTTTGGTTCTGATTGCGTTGAAAAATGCAGGCGGAACGACTGGTTTCCAGTCGCCAAAAATATACGCCGAGTTGAACTGATTGGCCAATCGTTTGTGGAACTGTAGGCCTTTGAACTCAGATTGACCAATCTTCGATACGCAATGTTGGAATGCGAATGAAGTCTTTTGAGTTTTTGGTCAACAGCGTTCCACCATTTGCCAGCGCTATGGAGGCAATCTTCATATCCATGGAACCGATTTTGAGCCTCATGGCTTTTAACCGCTCAAACTCGGCTCCGGCACGTTCATCAAAATCCAACACGCGAACGCGACTGTAGATGCCCAGATGGCGTTTTAACTTACGATAAGCCTCGATTTGCTGGGCAATTGTGCGGGCACGCGAAGCATACGCCATCCAGCCGCGTGTCTGTTCTTCGTAAGTGATGATTGTGGTGAAGACATTTTCCGGCGGAATCTGGCTGAGCCGTTTCAGCAGATTTTGCCTGGGAGTTCCTTCCCGTCATTCCAGCAGGCTGAACTGGTCAGTGTCGAGAATATACATCAGCGATTTTGCGACTTGGCGGATCTGGATTGTCTGGCAGGTTTGGGACGGAGCGATTCTCTGTAGTCCCGTCCCAAACGCATTGCCTCTTCAAAAGCGTCGTCATCGGCAAAAGCGCCGACGACAGATTCCCACCAGGGTTGAGGCTGATCCTCTTCACCTGCAACACCGACTGCGTGCTGAAGTTGCTCAACCTTGGCTTCAAGATTGGCTATGCGCGTTTCTAATTTCATTCGCGCTTGGGACGTTGTCATGTTTTGGTTCCTCCAATTTCCGCTGATAGCAGGCCGACAAAGTATAAACGCGCATAGCCGAAAGGAACAATTCTCACGCAAATTATTTGATCGTCAGCGTGACGGTATTGGCGACCTTGGTGCCGACGGTCAGCACAACGTTGACATCGCCATGCCCAATCAAGCTGCGCGGGATGCGGACGTTGGCTTGATCCAGACCGACGAAATCGCCTTGCGGTCCGGCGTACAGAACTTCGGCATTTGTGCCGCCGATGGTCGCTGTCACCGGCAAGCCTGTGTTGTTGCGAAAGGCGGTTCCGAACAGCAAGACTATCACTTGATCGCTTTCCGGCCCCAGGTCAATCGGAACGGGAACCAATTTGCCAAGCCCCGAATCGAACCTGACCACCGGTTCATAGCTGGTCGAACCGTCGCCCTTCAATCGGAACACCGTCGCGGCGGCAATGCCCGTTCCGCTGGAATTGGCGGTGAACAATCCGGGTGTGACCGTGACGATGTTCACCGTTCCGACGGAAATCGAACCATCACCGGCGGTGATGGTAACGGTGGCCGCCCCATTGGCCGTTCCCGCCGGAATCAGATAATTGACCTGCGCGGGCGCGACGAAAAACAGCGGAGCCAGGCGGTTGACGCCGTTGTTGTCGCGGATTCTGATCGTCGTGCCAAGCAAATCCGTCGGCAACGGAATCGTCGTCGCGATTTGCGTTCCGGTCGCCAGGTTCGTGCCGAATGCCGCTACGATTTCTTCGGCGGCCAGTTCGCCACCAGAAAAGCTGGCGGCGGAAACGCTGGCAACGGAACGGGCGACGGTAATCGTCCCGGCAGTCCAGGTCACAGGCAAAACGTCCGCATTGGCGTTGACGACTTCGCGCGGAATCGGTTGGTCGCTGAAAACAATCGGCGTTGAATTGGTGGTGCCGTTGGCCGGAACGCTGAAAGTCAACGAAACCAGTTTTTTGCCATTGCCCGCGGCAATGGGCTGGCCGGTCGGCAACACCAGCGCAAAGCCGAGTTTGCCAGACGCCACTTGAGACGTGTTCACATTCAGCGCTGCGCCGGTGACATCGGCTCCCAAACTGGAACTGACATAGGTCAAATTGGCCGTGTCGAAACTGATGCTGAAGCCGAATCCGTTTTCCGTGCCTTGCGCGTCAATTTCAACAAAGGTCGTGAACTGCTGGCCGCGTTGCGTGGTGATGTTTGAAACTCGAATCACGCGCGCCTGAGAAACTTCGCCCGGTTCGGCAAAGGTCGCTTCAGGAGGCGACGCCAATGCTGGCGCCGTTGGGCCTCCGGCGGGAACCAGCGGATCAAGTCCCGCGGCATAGCGACCGGTTTGCACCCAGTCGGAAATGGTAATGGCTCCGTTGCCGAGCGTGGAACGTGGCGAGGTGTCAGCGCGTTGGAATTCGCTGCCGTTGGCTGCGGTGTCGAATCCAGCGGCGAAGCGTCCGGTTTGCACCCAATCGGCAATCGTTACGGTGTTGCTGCCGTTCGGTCGCGGAGTCACATCGCCTTCGTAGCTGTTGGAAACGGAAACCGATCCGTTCGTGTAATTGGCGCTCAGCGTGTTGTTGTTGATGTCCGCCACACGGCGCGCGACCGGTGAATCTCCAAACACAACGGTCGAACCACTTGTACCGGCAACGACCGCCGACATCACCAAAATCTGTCGCGTGCCCATCGTGAATTTCTGGTTGGCAGGCAGGTTGATTGTCAGGCCGTATCGCCCTTGCGAGGCTTGCGTGGAATTCACGCTGAGCGTTGCTCCGCCTGAAGCGGCGTCTCCACCGAGCGTGAACTGCGGGCTGAGCAGCACCAAATTATCAATTTGAATGCTGAATGCCAGACGGTTTTCGTCTCCTTGCGACACCAAATTGAAAGGCACAACCGCCAGACTGCCTGATACAACTTGCACGTTTTCTACGTTGATGAATCGGTTGGAGGTGATGACATTCACCGTGGCGGTTGCCGTTGCTCCGCCCTGCGCCTGTGGCAATGAAGCCGTGATGGTGACAGGGCCGCCGACGGCAACTCCCATCGCTGTGAACGTTGCCGAAGTCGCGTTTGCCTGAACCGCCACCGAAGCCGGAACCGTGACCAGATTGGTGTTTGAAGAAAGC containing:
- a CDS encoding DUF1553 domain-containing protein, encoding MNQFLAGVSADGLAQTKAGSVDFNREIRPILSDNCFACHGPDEQQRKAKLRLDTKDGVFAKAGVVIPGNSAESRLIKRITSKDSNAVMPPVESGHKLTEHQIELVKRWVDEGAPWNEHWAFVAPKRPEVPRVANQAWVKNPIDAFIMARLEKEGLKPSPEADRATLIRRVSLDLIGLPPTPAEVDAFLADKSPDAYEKVVDRLLASPRYGEKMALHWLDLARYADTHGYHIDSHRDMWPWRDWVIKSYNENKRFDQFTIEQLAGDLLPNATTEQKIASGFNRNHMINFEGGAIPEEYLNEYLVDRVETTSTTWMGLTLGCARCHSHKFDPLSQKEFYQFYAFFNNVPEKGLDGNRGNAIPFMPLPTDEQKAKQESLAKSIRDLEDALSEKNITPLIDAWEKPLLGKTAVAPTKHIVAHYELDGSLSDSSGRYQQGTTLNGDPSFGPGIVSRAVSLDGQTQLSFGNVGGFDARQPFSFAVWMRPGIGKVGNYAFQKISDEQNRRGIELLFEETHLIDIQRWGAPLTIRLTANWPNDVIQVRTKESFNNGEWKHLAITYDGSGKAAGIKVFFNGKAIEVETQKDALTGSIKNDAELMIGSKETGRAYSGGIDDLRLYDCALTAEQIDQLGIRYPIQTTLSGISGKRTKEESERLREYFLTEIAPEQIQRQYAELKDLKKQKAEVDKSILNVMVMMEMGKPRDTFVLARGDYRNKGEKVTAGVPAVLPPLPKTDQVNRLTLAKWLVSGNHPLTARVAVNRYWQMLFGHGIVKTVEDFGVQGERPVHPELLDWLATEFVGNGWNVKAMLREMVTSATYRQVSKAAPELIEKDPENRLLARGPRQRLQAELVRDNALAISGLLDDRIGGKSVKPYHPAGLWEEMAFGDGFSEQQYVQSTGKDLYRRSMYTFWKRTVPPAQMSVFDAPDREKCVARRATTNTPLQALVLMNDPTYVEASRKMAERALLEGGKDVNTKIAYAFRCATARKPTMPETRVLRDLLTQQLTRYRGDKKAATDFLKIGTLAPDPKLDQSELAAWTMVMSAILNLDETVTKE
- a CDS encoding cysteine synthase family protein, producing the protein MTATTQHSKHHCHGLQNLVGNTPLMGISYKFRGRQRVIYAKAEHFNMTGSIKDRMALYILNRAYREGRIKPGDTIAEATSGNTGISFSAIGRAMGHPVTIFMPDWMSRERVEIIRCLGASIIPVAREQGGFVGSIHLTEEMANTQPNVFLPRQFSNDANVEAHATTTAPEIWEQLQSRGLKPDAFIAGVGTGGTVMGVGHCLKDKNPAVRIHPLQPAESPTLSTGHKVGHHRIQGISDEFVPAIVHLNELDDVISVHDGDAILMAQKLAAQLGLAVGISSGANFVGAIMVQDQLSEDAVVVTVFPDSNKKYLSTDLLREERARDGYLSPEIELNGLDVIRRCWD